In Afipia sp. GAS231, a single window of DNA contains:
- a CDS encoding CinA family protein, whose protein sequence is MKDLVGVAEQIAAKLIARKQTIAIAESSTGGLISAALLSVPGASAYFLGGAVVYTRDARRLLMDIPDDAMKGIRSASEPYAKLLASQIRQRFATDWGLSETGATGPTGNRYGDAAGHSCMAVAGPAQAVFTLETGSGDRAANMQAFAKTALELLLKNLAG, encoded by the coding sequence ATGAAAGACCTTGTTGGCGTCGCCGAACAGATCGCGGCGAAACTGATCGCGCGCAAGCAGACCATTGCGATTGCGGAATCCTCGACCGGCGGGCTGATTTCGGCCGCGCTGCTCTCGGTGCCGGGCGCGTCGGCGTATTTTCTCGGCGGTGCCGTGGTCTACACCCGCGATGCGCGGCGGCTGTTGATGGATATCCCCGATGACGCGATGAAGGGCATCCGCTCGGCGTCCGAACCCTACGCCAAACTGCTGGCAAGCCAGATTCGCCAGCGTTTTGCGACCGACTGGGGCCTGTCGGAAACCGGTGCCACCGGTCCGACCGGCAACCGCTACGGCGACGCCGCCGGCCATAGCTGCATGGCGGTCGCGGGCCCCGCGCAGGCCGTGTTCACGCTGGAGACGGGAAGTGGCGACCGCGCGGCGAATATGCAGGCATTCGCAAAGACTGCGCTGGAGTTGTTGCTGAAGAATTTGGCGGGGTGA
- a CDS encoding amidohydrolase family protein, which produces MTSPIAGGVDCDLHPAVPHLTTLLPYMNDYWRDQVTTRGMTDLVSQSYPVNSPISARPDWRPAQGKPGSSLADMQKQALDPFQTKFGICNPLYGVQMVFSEDMQDAFCRALNDWLVKEWLDKDARLRGSIVIPTQSVEKSVAEIERCAKDKRFVQVLMLVMGDVPLGKRALWPIYATAERLGLPIGIHAGSAYHNPPTSVGWGSYHIEDYVAQAQAFQTQLTSLIVEGVFAKHPNLKMVMLESGFTWLPAFLWRLHKFWRGVRMETPWVDRAPAEIVRSNIRFSLQPIDAPPDPATLNRLFDHMQSDELLLFSTDYPHWQFEGDSVLPDGISPDLVRKIMIDNPLATYGRLKQPVRA; this is translated from the coding sequence ATGACGTCGCCGATCGCAGGCGGCGTGGATTGCGATCTGCATCCCGCCGTTCCTCATCTCACCACTTTGCTGCCCTATATGAACGATTACTGGCGCGACCAGGTGACGACGCGCGGCATGACCGATCTGGTCTCGCAGTCCTATCCGGTCAATTCGCCGATTAGCGCGCGTCCGGACTGGCGGCCGGCGCAAGGCAAGCCGGGCTCCAGCCTCGCCGACATGCAGAAACAGGCGCTGGATCCGTTTCAGACCAAGTTCGGCATCTGCAACCCGCTGTACGGCGTGCAGATGGTGTTTTCCGAGGACATGCAGGACGCGTTCTGCCGTGCGCTGAACGACTGGCTGGTGAAGGAGTGGCTCGACAAGGACGCGCGGCTGCGCGGCTCGATCGTGATCCCGACCCAGAGCGTCGAAAAATCCGTCGCCGAGATCGAGCGCTGCGCCAAGGACAAGCGCTTCGTCCAGGTCTTGATGCTGGTCATGGGCGACGTGCCGCTGGGAAAGCGCGCGCTGTGGCCGATCTATGCCACGGCCGAGCGGCTTGGGCTGCCGATCGGCATCCATGCCGGCAGCGCCTATCACAACCCGCCGACCTCGGTCGGCTGGGGTTCCTATCACATCGAGGATTATGTCGCCCAGGCGCAGGCGTTCCAGACCCAGCTCACCAGCCTGATCGTCGAGGGTGTATTCGCAAAGCATCCGAACCTGAAGATGGTGATGCTGGAATCTGGCTTCACCTGGCTGCCGGCGTTTCTATGGCGGCTGCACAAGTTCTGGCGCGGGGTGCGGATGGAAACCCCCTGGGTCGACCGCGCGCCAGCCGAAATTGTGCGTAGCAACATCCGATTCTCGCTGCAGCCGATCGATGCGCCGCCGGATCCCGCGACCCTGAACCGCTTGTTTGACCATATGCAGTCGGACGAATTGCTTCTATTCTCGACCGACTATCCGCACTGGCAGTTCGAAGGTGATTCTGTGCTGCCTGACGGGATCTCGCCCGATCTCGTGCGCAAGATCATGATCGACAATCCGCTCGCGACCTACGGTCGGCTCAAGCAGCCAGTACGGGCATGA
- a CDS encoding PilZ domain-containing protein — MPVQDFLNQRAVNVTVDGSYTLPNWYDPQGRLRTFACRTTRVSPFRMIVDVPVVGKVGDRLTSYFRDFGKFEGRISDTMERSFLLELEMSRARREKLSDMLVWLEKKQKDSAIKCVRKHARFVPPNQHSTLTLADGSVHPCFIIDVSASGVAVSSPEASGVAVSSPVQPPVGMPLAVGACIGRVVRLLPNGIAIKFVELQNSRALERLSVKVGQMVAPADSGSPEPAASGDFVAV; from the coding sequence GTGCCCGTTCAGGATTTTCTCAACCAGCGTGCGGTCAACGTCACCGTTGACGGCAGCTATACGCTGCCCAACTGGTATGACCCGCAAGGCAGGCTTCGCACCTTTGCCTGCCGCACCACGCGCGTATCGCCATTCCGGATGATCGTCGACGTCCCTGTCGTCGGCAAGGTCGGCGACCGCCTGACTTCCTATTTCCGCGACTTCGGAAAATTCGAGGGCCGCATCAGCGACACGATGGAGCGCAGTTTCCTGCTCGAGCTGGAGATGAGCAGAGCCCGACGCGAAAAACTCTCGGACATGCTGGTCTGGCTGGAGAAGAAGCAAAAGGATTCGGCCATCAAGTGCGTCAGGAAGCACGCGCGCTTCGTGCCGCCCAACCAGCATTCGACGCTGACCCTGGCGGACGGGTCGGTCCATCCCTGCTTCATCATCGATGTTTCGGCCTCCGGTGTCGCGGTGTCGTCACCGGAGGCCTCCGGTGTCGCGGTGTCGTCACCGGTGCAGCCGCCGGTCGGCATGCCGCTCGCGGTCGGCGCGTGCATCGGCCGCGTGGTCCGGCTGCTGCCCAACGGCATCGCCATCAAGTTCGTCGAGCTGCAGAATTCCAGGGCGCTCGAACGCCTGAGCGTGAAGGTGGGTCAAATGGTGGCCCCGGCCGATTCCGGCTCGCCCGAACCAGCTGCGTCCGGTGACTTTGTCGCAGTGTGA
- a CDS encoding Rieske (2Fe-2S) protein, which yields MTRHVIAPVDELPPGTRKFLTIDERPIAIFNIKGEFFGLLNRCPHQGAALCEGPLIGLAQSSDPGEIEYTRLGEIIRCPWHGWEFDIRTGQSYCDPKRFRARAYPVNVEPGSSVVKGPYIAETLAVSVESDYVVVDL from the coding sequence ATGACTCGTCACGTCATTGCCCCGGTGGATGAACTTCCGCCGGGGACGCGAAAATTCCTCACCATCGACGAGCGGCCGATCGCGATCTTCAACATCAAGGGCGAGTTCTTCGGCCTGTTGAACCGCTGCCCGCACCAGGGCGCGGCGCTGTGCGAGGGCCCGCTGATCGGGCTGGCGCAATCCTCCGATCCCGGCGAGATCGAATACACCAGGCTCGGCGAGATCATCCGCTGCCCCTGGCACGGCTGGGAGTTCGATATCCGCACCGGCCAATCCTACTGCGACCCCAAACGCTTTCGCGCCCGTGCCTATCCGGTCAATGTCGAGCCGGGATCGAGCGTCGTGAAGGGGCCGTACATCGCTGAGACGCTCGCCGTGTCGGTCGAGAGCGACTACGTGGTGGTGGATCTGTAG
- a CDS encoding protocatechuate 3,4-dioxygenase encodes MATYSIDDLSRREILRMSAVLGLASAASTRLAIAQTAGQRTPEQILGPFFPLKALGRNADLTKVPGRPGRAAGLVLNVTGRVLDLKGEPVRHAKVEIWQANTHGRYTHPSDHNPAPLDPNFEGSALLTTDNDGRYRFKTIKPAAYPAGPNRMRPAHIHFQVSGRQDRLVTQMYFEGDPYLEPDRFFQTALEQKDLLVAKLLQPASEMEPDSKLVVFNIVLNAG; translated from the coding sequence ATGGCGACTTATTCGATAGACGATCTCAGCCGCCGTGAAATCTTGAGGATGTCCGCGGTGCTCGGCCTCGCGAGCGCTGCCTCAACCAGGCTTGCAATTGCGCAAACGGCCGGGCAGCGCACGCCAGAGCAGATACTGGGTCCGTTTTTCCCGCTGAAAGCGCTGGGTCGGAATGCCGATCTGACAAAGGTGCCCGGCCGGCCGGGCCGCGCGGCGGGCCTCGTCCTCAATGTTACGGGGCGAGTGCTCGATCTGAAGGGAGAGCCCGTTCGCCACGCGAAGGTTGAAATATGGCAGGCCAACACGCATGGACGCTATACCCATCCAAGCGATCACAATCCCGCGCCTCTCGATCCGAACTTTGAAGGGTCGGCCCTTCTGACGACCGACAACGATGGCCGGTATCGCTTCAAGACGATCAAGCCCGCCGCATATCCTGCGGGGCCCAACAGAATGCGACCAGCACACATTCACTTCCAGGTTTCGGGGCGGCAGGACAGACTTGTGACCCAGATGTATTTTGAAGGTGACCCTTACCTCGAACCAGACCGCTTTTTTCAGACCGCATTGGAGCAAAAGGATCTGCTTGTCGCCAAGCTATTGCAGCCAGCCTCGGAGATGGAGCCAGACTCGAAATTGGTGGTGTTCAACATCGTGCTGAATGCAGGCTAG
- a CDS encoding HlyD family type I secretion periplasmic adaptor subunit — translation MIFAPNSELKGARRSIRAHMIVGLAVMLVLAGGFGGWASTMPISGALIAPGAVVVDSNVKKVQHPTGGVVGEVRVHDGDTVKAGDVVVRLDETVVKASLAIVVKTLNGLWARAARLEAEQRGVDKIKFPQQLLDQVSDPDVRDVMASETKLFEVRVNGRTGQKAQLRERVTQLNEEIAGLTAQEQSKDKEIALVEKELIGVRQLYDQHLVQISRLTTLERDQARLSGERAQYIASRAQAKGKITETELQIIQVDKDMVSEVSKDLRETNDKIGEFVERKVTAEDQLRRIDIRAPQDGMVLQSTVHTVGGVITAGDAIMMIVPQADALSVEAKVNPQDIDKLQIGQKTLLRLSAFNQRTTPELNGVVTRVSADVTTDQRTGQAYYTIRVSMPPAEVARLGGENKIIPGMPVEAFVQTGDRTMFSYLMKPLSDQLMRSFREK, via the coding sequence ATGATCTTTGCGCCGAACAGCGAACTGAAGGGCGCGCGGCGCTCGATCCGCGCGCACATGATCGTCGGTCTCGCGGTGATGCTGGTGCTGGCCGGCGGCTTCGGCGGCTGGGCCTCGACCATGCCGATCTCGGGCGCGCTGATCGCGCCGGGCGCGGTGGTGGTCGATTCCAACGTCAAGAAAGTGCAGCATCCGACCGGCGGCGTGGTCGGCGAGGTGCGCGTGCACGACGGCGATACTGTCAAGGCCGGCGACGTCGTGGTGCGTCTCGACGAGACCGTGGTGAAGGCGAGCCTTGCCATCGTGGTCAAGACGCTGAACGGGTTGTGGGCACGCGCCGCAAGGCTCGAGGCCGAGCAGCGCGGCGTCGACAAGATCAAGTTTCCGCAGCAACTGCTCGACCAGGTCAGCGATCCCGACGTGCGGGACGTGATGGCGAGCGAAACCAAACTGTTCGAGGTCCGCGTCAACGGCCGCACCGGGCAGAAGGCGCAGTTGCGCGAGCGGGTCACCCAGCTCAACGAGGAAATCGCGGGTCTCACGGCCCAGGAGCAGTCGAAAGACAAGGAAATCGCGCTGGTCGAAAAGGAACTGATCGGCGTGCGTCAGCTCTACGATCAGCATCTGGTGCAGATCTCGCGCCTGACCACGCTGGAACGCGATCAGGCCCGGCTGTCGGGCGAGCGGGCGCAGTACATCGCCTCGCGCGCGCAGGCCAAGGGCAAGATCACCGAGACCGAACTGCAGATCATCCAGGTCGACAAGGACATGGTCAGCGAGGTCTCCAAGGACTTGCGCGAGACCAACGACAAGATCGGCGAGTTCGTCGAGCGCAAGGTCACCGCCGAAGACCAATTGCGCCGCATCGACATCCGCGCGCCGCAGGACGGCATGGTGCTGCAGTCGACGGTGCATACCGTCGGCGGCGTCATCACCGCCGGCGACGCCATCATGATGATTGTGCCGCAGGCCGACGCGTTGTCGGTCGAGGCCAAGGTCAATCCACAGGACATCGACAAGCTGCAGATCGGCCAGAAGACGCTGCTGCGGCTGTCGGCCTTCAACCAGCGCACCACGCCGGAGCTCAATGGTGTGGTTACCCGCGTCTCCGCCGACGTCACCACCGACCAGCGCACCGGGCAGGCCTACTACACCATCCGCGTCTCGATGCCGCCGGCCGAAGTCGCCCGCCTCGGCGGCGAAAACAAGATCATCCCGGGCATGCCGGTCGAAGCCTTCGTGCAGACCGGCGACCGCACCATGTTTTCCTATCTGATGAAGCCGCTGAGCGACCAGTTGATGCGCTCGTTCCGGGAGAAGTGA
- a CDS encoding dipeptidase — MTSSISVFDGHNDVLLRLYKSASGDVVSDFLDGEEAGHIDLKKAKAGSLVGGFFAMFCPSPGNFAALGKQMSGGQYALPLPPPLSIDEARKSLSGELAILLRIVRASQGAVAICRTTAEIKAAIERGTLAVVLHLEGCEAIDDDLNFLEILYAAGLRSLGPVWSRNNIFGHGVPFAFPGGPDTGDGLTASGERLVGACNEMKILVDLSHITEKGFWDVARVSKAPLVATHSNAHALCASPRNLTDRQLAAIRDTQGMVGLNFATGFLRPDGSMQRDTEIELMVRHLDHLIEKLGEDHVGFGSDFDGAMIPEKIGSAAGLPVLIDALRKNGYSEPLLQKLGTANWLAVLARTIG; from the coding sequence ATGACATCAAGCATTTCAGTTTTTGACGGCCACAACGATGTGCTGCTGCGCCTGTACAAGTCGGCTTCCGGCGACGTGGTGTCCGATTTCCTTGATGGCGAAGAGGCCGGCCATATCGATTTGAAGAAGGCCAAGGCCGGCTCGCTGGTCGGCGGCTTCTTCGCGATGTTCTGCCCGTCGCCCGGCAACTTTGCAGCGTTGGGCAAGCAAATGTCCGGTGGACAATACGCGTTGCCGCTGCCGCCGCCGCTCAGCATCGACGAGGCGCGAAAATCCCTCTCCGGAGAACTCGCGATCCTGCTGAGGATCGTGCGTGCGTCGCAAGGCGCGGTCGCGATCTGCAGGACGACGGCCGAGATCAAGGCGGCAATCGAACGCGGGACTCTCGCGGTGGTGCTTCACCTCGAGGGATGCGAGGCCATCGACGACGATCTGAATTTTCTCGAAATACTGTATGCGGCGGGTTTGCGTTCGCTGGGCCCGGTCTGGAGCCGCAACAACATTTTCGGCCATGGCGTTCCGTTCGCGTTTCCCGGCGGACCCGATACCGGCGATGGCCTGACGGCGTCAGGCGAAAGGCTGGTCGGCGCCTGCAACGAGATGAAGATTCTCGTCGATCTCTCGCACATCACCGAGAAGGGCTTTTGGGATGTCGCGCGCGTCTCGAAGGCGCCGCTGGTGGCGACCCATTCCAATGCGCATGCGCTGTGTGCTTCGCCGCGAAATCTGACGGACCGGCAACTGGCAGCGATCCGCGATACCCAGGGCATGGTCGGCCTCAACTTCGCCACCGGCTTTCTTCGTCCCGACGGCAGCATGCAGCGCGATACCGAAATCGAGCTGATGGTGCGTCACCTCGACCATCTCATCGAAAAGCTCGGCGAGGATCACGTCGGGTTCGGATCGGATTTCGATGGCGCCATGATCCCGGAAAAGATCGGCTCGGCGGCCGGATTGCCGGTGCTAATCGACGCTCTGCGAAAAAATGGTTACTCAGAGCCATTATTGCAGAAGCTGGGCACGGCCAATTGGCTCGCTGTGCTCGCTCGGACCATTGGTTGA
- a CDS encoding amidohydrolase family protein, giving the protein MNVQFRPEPSASVSVKTAIADCDIHPARATATELYPFLAKRWHSHLETYGKQAYQGMMEGPPYPKAQPNASRRDAYPPEGGPQGSSLSFMQKQLLDPHNVALGVLNPLATGQGLRNHDLSAALATAVNDWQIDKWTSKDSRLKGSIVVGNEDGPTAAAEIRKRAGDPNFVQVLLLSRNVEPLGQRRYWPIYEAAQEIGLPVGVHAFGFGGNPITASGWPSFYIEEMVGHSQCQQTALASLVLEGVFERFPKLKMVMIEAGFGWAPSLTWRLDKNFERLHSEVPHLKRKPSEYIRDHIWWTTQPMEDPERREHLFEMIEWIGWEKLLFATDYPHWDFDEPSRVLPAGVSDANKQAFYLDNAKKLYGIA; this is encoded by the coding sequence ATGAACGTCCAGTTTCGTCCCGAGCCATCCGCGTCCGTCAGCGTCAAGACCGCGATCGCCGATTGCGACATCCATCCGGCGCGCGCGACCGCGACCGAGCTGTACCCGTTCCTCGCCAAGCGTTGGCACTCGCATCTCGAAACCTACGGCAAGCAGGCCTATCAGGGCATGATGGAAGGCCCGCCCTATCCGAAGGCGCAGCCCAACGCCTCGCGCCGCGATGCTTATCCTCCGGAAGGCGGCCCGCAGGGCTCGTCGCTGTCGTTCATGCAGAAGCAGTTGCTCGATCCGCACAACGTGGCGCTGGGCGTACTCAATCCGCTCGCCACCGGGCAGGGCCTGCGCAACCACGACCTCAGCGCCGCGCTGGCGACCGCGGTCAACGACTGGCAGATCGACAAGTGGACGAGCAAAGACTCCCGCCTCAAGGGGTCGATCGTCGTCGGCAACGAGGACGGCCCGACCGCGGCCGCCGAAATCCGCAAGCGCGCCGGCGATCCGAATTTCGTCCAGGTGCTGCTCCTGAGCCGCAACGTCGAGCCGCTCGGCCAGCGCCGCTACTGGCCGATCTACGAAGCGGCGCAGGAGATCGGGCTGCCGGTCGGCGTCCACGCGTTCGGCTTCGGCGGCAATCCGATCACGGCGTCGGGCTGGCCGAGTTTTTACATCGAGGAAATGGTCGGCCACTCGCAGTGCCAGCAGACCGCATTGGCGAGCCTGGTGCTGGAAGGCGTGTTCGAGCGCTTTCCGAAACTGAAGATGGTGATGATCGAGGCCGGCTTTGGCTGGGCGCCGTCGCTGACCTGGCGGCTCGACAAGAATTTCGAGCGTTTGCACTCCGAGGTGCCGCACCTGAAGCGCAAGCCGTCGGAATATATCCGCGACCACATCTGGTGGACTACGCAGCCGATGGAAGACCCGGAGCGGCGCGAGCATCTGTTTGAGATGATCGAGTGGATCGGATGGGAGAAGCTCTTGTTCGCCACCGACTACCCGCATTGGGATTTCGACGAGCCGTCGCGCGTGCTGCCGGCCGGCGTCAGCGACGCCAACAAGCAGGCGTTCTATCTCGACAACGCGAAGAAGCTGTACGGGATTGCCTAG
- a CDS encoding SH3 domain-containing protein, translated as MKLRGLFIAAAVLLMPTAALAAQGIVTTTVSLRAGPGEGFPTVDRIPGGARVNIHGCLRGTAWCDVSWSDDRGWVSSQYLEYLYRNRYVYLPDYVDEIDAPVVPFVLTSYWSSYYAGRPWYHRRAYWSGYWQSHERFATRLTIDRSAARIGRAAAARDATLPEAKARVGVTERVTREKDIATRSAREGQERAVQARMTRENARVTRESTRAAVREQPMARVRTQTPPIMARGHDEPRAAAPRIERATPHMAQPNAARGGGGPPMNARAQMPAPAAPRAAAPAMPQGGGGAPHINAAPRGGGGPGGGGGHGQDKHQ; from the coding sequence ATGAAACTGAGAGGATTGTTTATCGCAGCGGCCGTGCTGCTGATGCCGACCGCCGCACTGGCGGCGCAGGGCATCGTCACCACCACAGTCAGCCTGAGGGCAGGGCCCGGTGAAGGCTTTCCGACGGTCGACCGCATTCCCGGCGGCGCCCGGGTCAACATCCATGGGTGCCTCAGAGGCACCGCCTGGTGCGATGTGAGCTGGTCGGATGATCGTGGCTGGGTGTCGTCGCAATATCTCGAATATCTCTACCGCAACCGCTATGTCTATCTGCCCGACTATGTCGACGAGATCGATGCGCCCGTTGTGCCGTTCGTGCTGACCTCGTACTGGTCGAGCTACTATGCGGGGCGTCCCTGGTATCATCGTCGTGCCTACTGGAGCGGCTACTGGCAATCGCATGAGCGCTTCGCGACGCGATTGACCATCGACCGCTCGGCGGCCCGGATCGGCCGGGCGGCCGCAGCGCGCGACGCTACGCTCCCCGAGGCAAAGGCGCGTGTCGGTGTGACGGAGCGCGTGACGCGGGAGAAAGACATTGCTACGCGTAGCGCGCGCGAAGGGCAGGAACGCGCGGTGCAAGCTCGCATGACGCGCGAAAACGCGCGGGTGACGCGTGAAAGCACAAGAGCAGCCGTGCGCGAGCAGCCGATGGCCCGCGTCCGCACGCAGACGCCGCCGATCATGGCCCGCGGTCATGATGAACCGCGCGCGGCTGCGCCGCGGATCGAGCGTGCCACACCCCACATGGCACAGCCTAATGCGGCGCGCGGCGGCGGTGGCCCGCCGATGAACGCACGCGCGCAGATGCCGGCCCCGGCCGCCCCGCGCGCGGCAGCGCCCGCGATGCCGCAGGGCGGCGGCGGCGCGCCGCACATCAACGCCGCACCGCGCGGTGGCGGCGGACCGGGCGGTGGTGGAGGCCACGGCCAGGACAAGCATCAATGA
- a CDS encoding MBL fold metallo-hydrolase yields the protein MIWTARAAITLTLLLAGSALAQQTPPATQPATPPAAQPAAPPAAPPPIDFSKVEIKTTDLGDGVYMLEGAGGNITVALGTSGIIMVDGQYAPLHDKIKAAIAVISNLPVKYLINTHYHGDHTGGNEGFAKDGATIVAHVHVKSRLAAGTTNGLTGAKTPPAAPGALPTDTYEVFSKVRVPGRVADLKHIRNAHTDGDTYVWFKTANVLATGDTFTNGRYPNIDFANGGNIKGMIAAADTYLKLTNAKSRIVPGHGPIADKAVLTEYRAMLVTARDRMAKLVKDGKSEADVIAAKPFADLDKKWAPTDLASTNFIRVVYNSLVTPPAEKKSLLKRILKRS from the coding sequence ATGATTTGGACAGCGCGCGCAGCGATCACCCTCACTTTGCTATTGGCCGGCAGCGCGCTCGCCCAGCAAACGCCACCTGCAACCCAGCCCGCGACGCCGCCCGCAGCACAACCGGCAGCGCCGCCCGCCGCCCCGCCCCCGATCGATTTCTCCAAGGTCGAAATCAAGACCACCGACCTCGGCGACGGTGTCTATATGCTCGAAGGTGCCGGCGGCAACATCACCGTGGCGCTGGGCACCAGCGGCATCATCATGGTCGACGGCCAGTACGCGCCGCTGCACGACAAGATCAAGGCGGCGATCGCCGTGATCTCGAACCTGCCGGTGAAATACCTGATCAACACGCATTATCACGGCGACCACACCGGCGGGAACGAAGGCTTCGCCAAGGACGGCGCCACCATCGTCGCGCACGTCCATGTGAAGAGCAGGTTGGCTGCCGGCACCACCAACGGCCTGACCGGGGCCAAGACGCCGCCGGCCGCTCCCGGCGCGCTGCCGACCGACACCTATGAGGTGTTTTCAAAGGTCCGGGTGCCCGGCCGCGTCGCCGACCTCAAGCACATCCGCAACGCCCACACCGACGGCGACACCTATGTCTGGTTCAAGACCGCCAACGTGCTGGCGACCGGCGACACCTTCACCAACGGCCGCTATCCCAACATCGACTTCGCCAACGGCGGCAACATCAAGGGCATGATCGCGGCAGCCGACACCTATCTCAAGCTGACCAACGCCAAGAGCCGCATCGTGCCCGGCCACGGGCCAATCGCCGACAAGGCCGTGCTGACCGAGTACCGCGCGATGCTGGTCACCGCCCGCGACCGGATGGCGAAGCTGGTGAAGGACGGCAAGAGCGAGGCCGACGTCATCGCGGCAAAGCCGTTCGCCGACCTCGACAAGAAGTGGGCGCCGACCGACCTCGCCTCGACCAACTTCATTCGCGTGGTCTACAACTCGCTGGTTACGCCGCCGGCAGAGAAAAAGTCGCTGCTCAAGCGCATCCTGAAACGGAGCTGA